The Streptomyces sp. NBC_00162 genome window below encodes:
- a CDS encoding MFS transporter: MYLADRSAPAGAKGAPDRGPARTPAVASAVLALGTVSLITDISSEMVTAVLPLYLVAGLGLSPLGFGALDGVYNGVSALVQLTGGHLADRVRNHKLIAGIGYGLSALCKPLLLLAHSLGPVGVVLALERTGKGLRTAPRDALISLSTPAGLQGRAFGVHRAMDTTGALLGPLAAFLILSVAVDGYDAVFGVSACVAVLGVVVLVLFVPGTSGPAGSARPAGPPVPADPAPAAPAVGVREALALLRLPRLRALAGCAALLGLTTVSDAFVYLLLQRRTGIAEQWFPLLPLGTAAVFLLLAVPAGALADRIGRRTVFLAGHALLLTGYGLLLWAPGRPALPFLVLALHGMFYAATDGVLPAAVGAIVPRELRATGLALVGTGQALARFGCSLAFGAAWTFWGTGPALCAAAAGLLCSAAVAACVLRPAHPPHPPHPTQSPRGTR, from the coding sequence ATGTACCTCGCCGACCGCTCCGCCCCCGCCGGGGCGAAGGGCGCGCCGGACCGCGGTCCCGCACGGACCCCGGCGGTCGCCTCCGCCGTCCTCGCACTGGGCACGGTCAGCCTGATCACCGACATCTCCTCCGAGATGGTCACCGCCGTACTGCCCCTGTACCTGGTCGCCGGACTCGGCCTCAGCCCGCTCGGCTTCGGCGCGCTCGACGGCGTCTACAACGGCGTCAGCGCCCTGGTCCAGCTGACCGGCGGGCACCTCGCCGACCGGGTCCGCAACCACAAGCTGATCGCCGGCATCGGCTACGGCCTGTCCGCCCTGTGCAAGCCGCTGCTGCTGCTCGCCCACAGTCTCGGCCCGGTCGGCGTGGTCCTCGCGCTCGAGCGCACCGGCAAGGGCCTGCGCACCGCCCCGCGGGACGCGCTGATCTCCCTGTCCACACCCGCCGGGTTACAGGGCCGGGCCTTCGGCGTGCACCGGGCCATGGACACCACCGGGGCGCTGCTCGGCCCGCTGGCCGCCTTCCTGATCCTGAGCGTGGCGGTCGACGGCTACGACGCCGTCTTCGGGGTCAGCGCGTGCGTCGCCGTGCTGGGCGTGGTGGTGCTCGTCCTCTTCGTGCCGGGCACCTCCGGTCCCGCCGGTTCCGCCCGCCCCGCCGGTCCTCCCGTCCCCGCCGATCCCGCTCCCGCCGCTCCCGCCGTGGGTGTGCGCGAGGCCCTGGCCCTGCTGCGCCTGCCCCGGCTGCGCGCCCTGGCCGGCTGCGCCGCGCTGCTCGGCCTCACCACCGTCAGCGACGCCTTCGTCTACCTGCTGCTGCAACGCCGCACCGGCATCGCCGAGCAGTGGTTCCCGCTCCTGCCGCTGGGCACCGCCGCCGTCTTCCTGCTGCTGGCCGTACCCGCCGGCGCCCTCGCCGACCGGATCGGGCGGCGCACCGTGTTCCTCGCCGGGCACGCCCTCCTGCTGACCGGATACGGACTGCTGCTGTGGGCCCCCGGCCGGCCCGCCCTGCCCTTCCTCGTCCTCGCCCTGCACGGCATGTTCTACGCCGCCACCGACGGCGTGCTGCCGGCGGCCGTCGGAGCCATCGTGCCCCGGGAGCTGCGGGCCACCGGCCTGGCCCTGGTCGGCACCGGGCAGGCCCTGGCCCGATTCGGCTGCTCACTGGCCTTCGGCGCGGCCTGGACGTTCTGGGGCACCGGCCCCGCCCTCTGCGCCGCCGCAGCCGGCCTGCTGTGCAGCGCGGCCGTCGCCGCCTGCGTACTGCGCCCGGCCCACCCGCCACACCCGCCCCACCCCACCCAAAGCCCCCGAGGAACCCGATGA
- a CDS encoding VanW family protein has product MGRAGSWTGNWRIALPVAGGAVVLGLGGLYVTGLVVGGDIDRGTRVRGVDIGGMSRAEARQTLARELGPSAAAPVVMKIGDRVEKADPAALGLSLDTGATVDRAVRTGYGPATVIGRLFASADRDVEPVIRVNEQTGRAAVGRIGATTEQPVRDGSIAFEKGTAKAVAPRPGVALVEDRALDTLREAYLRPGAGPVGLPVERTRPGIGAEETGRAMRQFAEPAMSGPVTLTIAGKRIPISPAVLGEHLKMTPDGESRLVPSLDSKGLLADPAVARPLEEATQIPRDAAFGVETDGRVVLGDPGRPGRQVTQAALGRAVLPLLTRSGAARSGEVATVAVQPDLTSAEARRLGIKEKVSSFTVAFPAAPYRTTNIGRAVELINGSVVLPGEEWSFNRTVGERTPENGFVDGIMINDGQYVKSPGGGVSAVATTMYNAVFFAGLKPVEHGAHSFYIERYPEGREATVAWGTLDLRWINDSGHPLYVQAESTDTSLTITLLGTKKYDEIRATKGPRTNVTEPAKRTGSGPTCEVQTPLEGFDVSVGRVFVQGGREVKREEFKTHYTPRDEVTCTPQPEGTGPAPSATPTNGPAMASGR; this is encoded by the coding sequence ATGGGACGCGCAGGCAGCTGGACGGGTAATTGGCGCATCGCCCTGCCCGTGGCGGGCGGGGCCGTCGTACTCGGCCTCGGCGGCCTCTACGTCACGGGGCTCGTGGTGGGCGGTGACATCGACCGGGGCACGCGCGTCCGCGGGGTGGACATCGGCGGCATGAGCCGGGCCGAGGCACGGCAGACGCTGGCCCGAGAGCTGGGCCCCAGCGCCGCGGCGCCGGTCGTGATGAAGATCGGCGACCGCGTCGAGAAGGCGGATCCCGCCGCGCTCGGGCTGTCCCTCGACACCGGGGCGACCGTCGACCGCGCCGTACGCACCGGATACGGCCCGGCCACCGTCATCGGCAGGCTCTTCGCCTCCGCCGACCGGGACGTCGAACCCGTGATCCGCGTGAACGAGCAGACCGGCCGAGCCGCGGTCGGCCGCATCGGCGCCACCACCGAGCAGCCGGTCCGCGACGGATCCATCGCCTTCGAGAAGGGCACGGCGAAGGCCGTCGCCCCCCGGCCCGGCGTAGCCCTGGTCGAGGACCGGGCGCTGGACACCCTCCGCGAGGCGTACCTGCGGCCGGGCGCCGGCCCCGTCGGGCTGCCGGTCGAGCGCACCCGGCCGGGCATCGGGGCGGAGGAGACCGGACGAGCCATGCGGCAGTTCGCCGAGCCCGCGATGTCGGGCCCCGTCACGCTCACCATCGCCGGGAAGCGCATACCCATCAGCCCCGCCGTCCTCGGCGAGCACCTGAAGATGACCCCCGACGGCGAGAGCCGGCTCGTGCCGTCCCTCGACTCCAAGGGCCTGCTCGCCGACCCCGCCGTGGCCCGCCCGCTCGAGGAGGCCACCCAGATTCCCCGCGACGCCGCGTTCGGGGTCGAGACGGACGGCCGCGTGGTGCTGGGGGACCCCGGCCGCCCGGGCCGACAGGTGACACAGGCGGCGCTCGGCCGGGCCGTGCTGCCCCTGCTGACCCGCTCGGGCGCGGCCCGCAGCGGCGAGGTCGCCACCGTGGCGGTCCAGCCGGACCTCACGAGCGCCGAGGCGCGGCGGCTCGGCATCAAGGAGAAGGTCTCCTCCTTCACCGTCGCCTTCCCGGCCGCCCCGTACCGCACCACCAACATCGGCCGGGCCGTCGAGCTGATCAACGGCTCCGTGGTCCTTCCGGGCGAGGAGTGGAGCTTCAACCGCACGGTCGGCGAGCGCACCCCGGAGAACGGCTTCGTCGACGGAATCATGATCAATGACGGCCAGTACGTGAAATCCCCTGGTGGCGGCGTTTCGGCAGTAGCCACCACCATGTACAACGCCGTGTTCTTCGCGGGCCTCAAGCCCGTGGAGCACGGCGCCCACTCCTTCTACATCGAGCGCTACCCCGAGGGCCGGGAGGCCACCGTCGCGTGGGGCACCCTGGACCTGCGCTGGATCAACGACTCCGGCCACCCCCTCTACGTCCAGGCGGAATCCACCGACACCTCGCTGACCATCACCCTCCTCGGCACGAAGAAGTACGACGAGATACGGGCGACCAAGGGGCCGCGCACCAACGTCACCGAGCCTGCCAAGCGGACGGGCAGCGGACCGACGTGCGAGGTCCAGACCCCGCTCGAGGGCTTCGACGTGTCCGTCGGCCGCGTCTTCGTCCAGGGCGGCCGGGAAGTGAAGCGCGAGGAGTTCAAGACCCACTACACGCCGCGCGACGAGGTCACCTGTACGCCGCAGCCCGAGGGGACCGGGCCGGCCCCCTCCGCGACACCCACGAACGGCCCAGCGATGGCATCCGGCAGGTGA
- a CDS encoding TolB family protein, with protein sequence MTLSRRLLVLTAAVLLLGGLATGLVLRAADRGDQPQQGGPTVAAGSLTLSQQDRLTFLNAAQGPHRGALASVPAGTPQAARTASELTCQRFHADAGTGVCLRSTPGALAQDNQALIVDADLRTRRSFPLAGTPSRARVSPSGRFAAWTVFVSGESYGAAFFSTRTSILDTRDWRLEASLEEFTVLMDGREYRAADVNFWGVTFAKDDDTFYATLSTAGQTHLVKGSISRRTVTTLAKNVECPSLSPDETRIAYKKRVRAGASLWREHVMDLSTLREHPLAEKRSVDDQAAWLDDGTLAYALPAEGAPDTTDLWTAPADGSGTPRLLIPSASSPTRLG encoded by the coding sequence ATGACGCTGTCGCGCCGCCTGCTCGTACTCACCGCGGCCGTGCTGCTCCTCGGGGGCCTCGCCACCGGCCTCGTCCTGCGCGCCGCCGACCGCGGCGACCAGCCGCAGCAAGGCGGCCCCACGGTGGCCGCGGGCAGCCTCACCCTCAGCCAGCAGGACCGGCTGACCTTCCTCAACGCCGCCCAGGGCCCGCACCGCGGCGCCCTGGCCTCGGTCCCGGCCGGGACGCCGCAGGCCGCGCGCACCGCCTCCGAGCTCACCTGCCAGCGCTTCCACGCCGACGCGGGCACCGGTGTGTGCCTGCGCTCCACGCCGGGCGCGCTGGCACAGGACAACCAGGCCCTGATCGTCGACGCCGACCTGCGCACGCGGCGCAGCTTCCCCCTCGCGGGCACGCCCAGCCGGGCCCGGGTATCCCCGAGCGGCCGGTTCGCCGCCTGGACGGTCTTCGTCTCCGGCGAGTCCTATGGCGCCGCGTTCTTCTCCACCCGCACCTCGATCCTGGACACCCGTGACTGGCGGCTCGAAGCCAGTCTGGAGGAGTTCACCGTCCTCATGGACGGCCGCGAGTACCGCGCCGCGGACGTGAACTTCTGGGGCGTCACCTTCGCCAAGGACGACGACACCTTCTACGCCACCCTCAGCACCGCCGGCCAGACCCACCTGGTCAAGGGCTCGATCTCCCGGCGTACGGTCACCACCCTCGCGAAGAACGTCGAGTGCCCGTCCCTGTCCCCGGACGAGACCCGCATCGCGTACAAGAAGCGCGTACGGGCCGGCGCCTCGCTGTGGCGCGAACACGTCATGGACCTGAGCACCCTGCGAGAGCACCCGCTCGCGGAGAAGCGCAGCGTGGACGACCAGGCCGCCTGGCTCGACGACGGCACCCTCGCCTACGCCCTCCCCGCCGAGGGCGCCCCCGACACCACGGACCTATGGACCGCCCCCGCCGACGGCTCCGGCACCCCCCGGCTCCTGATCCCCTCGGCTTCCTCCCCGACCCGCCTGGGCTGA
- a CDS encoding SpoIIE family protein phosphatase, with amino-acid sequence MFVLQVAIVVLLAAGSLLALVLQSRHDIDREARSRSVAVAQTFAHSLGLQDALKTSDPSAILQPLAETTRKEAGVDFIVVMDTKGIRYSHPQPERIGQRFVGTIEPSLAGQVHTESVQGPLGKEIQAVVPVTAPDGKVVGLVSAGLTVKNVSGVVDRQLPVILLAIATGLALATGGTALISRRLRRQTHGLGTQEMTRMYEHHDAVLHSVREGVLITDGDGRLLLANDEAKRLLGLPEDADGRHIGDVPGLDRRMADLLLSGRETTDEVLETGDRLLVVNQRPTHPRGRAEGAAVTIRDSTEMQVLTSRAETARRRLKLLYDAGVDIGTSLDVVRTAEELAAVAVPRFADYVTVDLADPVLDGDEPGPGADMRRTAVGGIRSDHPLYPLGRLIDFLPSTPQARGYGTGEAELVPDLAEAPGWQAQDPPRARAIVEYGIHSLIAAPLTARGVVLGVVNFWRSQKPEPFDEDDMSLAEELVARAAISMDNARRYTREHALAETLQRSLLPRALPEQSAVDVAHFYLPAQSGVGGDWFDVIPLPGSRVALVVGDVVGHGLHAAATMGRLRTAVHNFSSLDLPPDDLLARLDDLVQRIDHDDIGDGDGGGVGVLGATCLYAVYDPVSQICTMARAGHLPPLMVAPDGTTQIVELPTGPPLGLGGMPFETAELYLEEGSQLVLYTDGLVEERTRDIAEGLELLRGALSHPGRDPQESCQAVLDALLPARPGDDVALLIARTRTLGPDRVAQWDVPFEPSAVGAVRNAAARKLDEWGLEELGFATELILSELVTNAVRHGRAPVRVRLLHDHTLTCEVWDGSSTAPHLRYAATTDEGGRGLFLVAQVSDHWGTRYTPEGKVIWAELMLPGPA; translated from the coding sequence GTGTTCGTCCTCCAGGTGGCGATCGTGGTGTTGCTCGCCGCCGGCTCGCTGCTGGCCCTGGTGCTCCAGTCGCGACACGACATCGACCGGGAAGCGCGCAGCCGGTCGGTGGCCGTCGCCCAGACCTTCGCGCACTCGCTGGGCCTGCAGGACGCGCTGAAGACGTCCGACCCGTCCGCCATCCTGCAACCCCTCGCCGAGACGACGCGCAAGGAAGCGGGCGTGGACTTCATCGTGGTGATGGACACCAAGGGCATCCGCTACAGCCACCCCCAGCCGGAACGCATCGGACAACGCTTCGTCGGCACGATCGAGCCCTCGCTCGCCGGGCAGGTCCACACCGAGAGCGTGCAGGGTCCGCTCGGCAAGGAGATCCAGGCGGTCGTGCCGGTCACCGCGCCCGACGGCAAGGTCGTCGGCCTGGTCTCGGCGGGCCTGACCGTGAAGAACGTGAGCGGCGTCGTCGACCGCCAGCTCCCCGTCATCCTGCTGGCCATCGCGACCGGCCTGGCCCTCGCCACCGGCGGCACGGCGCTGATCAGCAGACGACTACGGCGGCAGACCCACGGGCTCGGCACGCAGGAAATGACCCGCATGTACGAGCACCACGACGCGGTGCTCCACTCCGTCCGCGAAGGGGTGCTGATCACCGACGGTGACGGGCGGCTGCTGCTGGCGAACGACGAGGCCAAACGGCTGCTCGGGCTGCCGGAGGACGCCGACGGACGCCACATCGGGGACGTACCGGGCCTGGACCGCCGGATGGCGGACCTGTTGCTCTCCGGCCGGGAGACCACCGACGAGGTGCTCGAGACCGGGGACCGGCTGCTCGTGGTCAACCAGCGGCCCACCCACCCACGGGGCCGGGCCGAGGGCGCCGCGGTCACCATCCGCGACTCCACCGAGATGCAGGTCCTGACCAGCCGTGCGGAGACGGCCCGCAGGCGCCTCAAGCTGCTCTACGACGCCGGGGTCGACATCGGCACCTCCCTCGACGTGGTGCGGACGGCCGAGGAACTCGCCGCCGTCGCCGTCCCCCGGTTCGCGGACTACGTCACCGTCGACCTCGCCGATCCGGTGCTCGACGGGGACGAGCCCGGCCCGGGAGCCGACATGCGGCGCACGGCGGTCGGCGGCATCCGGTCCGACCACCCCCTCTACCCCCTCGGCCGGCTGATCGACTTCCTGCCGTCCACCCCGCAGGCGCGCGGTTACGGCACCGGTGAGGCGGAGCTGGTGCCCGACCTGGCCGAGGCGCCGGGCTGGCAGGCCCAGGACCCGCCGCGCGCACGGGCCATCGTCGAGTACGGGATCCACTCGCTCATCGCGGCCCCGCTGACGGCCCGGGGCGTCGTGCTCGGGGTGGTCAACTTCTGGCGGTCGCAGAAACCGGAGCCCTTCGACGAGGACGACATGTCACTGGCCGAGGAACTCGTCGCCCGCGCGGCGATCAGCATGGACAACGCGCGCCGCTACACCCGCGAGCACGCCCTCGCGGAGACGCTCCAGCGCAGCCTGCTGCCGCGCGCCCTGCCCGAGCAGAGCGCCGTGGACGTGGCGCACTTCTACCTGCCCGCGCAGTCCGGGGTGGGCGGGGACTGGTTCGACGTGATCCCGCTGCCCGGCAGCCGGGTCGCCCTGGTCGTCGGGGACGTCGTCGGGCACGGCCTGCACGCCGCGGCCACCATGGGACGGCTGCGCACCGCGGTGCACAACTTCTCCTCCCTCGACCTGCCGCCCGACGACCTGCTGGCCCGGCTCGACGACCTCGTCCAGCGCATCGACCACGACGACATCGGGGACGGCGACGGCGGAGGCGTCGGCGTACTGGGCGCGACCTGCCTGTACGCCGTGTACGACCCCGTGTCCCAGATCTGCACGATGGCGCGGGCGGGGCACCTGCCGCCCCTGATGGTCGCTCCCGACGGCACGACGCAGATCGTGGAACTGCCGACCGGGCCCCCGCTGGGCCTGGGCGGCATGCCGTTCGAGACCGCGGAGCTGTACCTGGAGGAGGGCAGCCAGCTCGTCCTGTACACGGACGGGCTGGTCGAGGAGCGGACCCGGGACATCGCCGAGGGGCTGGAGCTGCTGCGCGGGGCGCTGAGCCATCCCGGCCGGGACCCGCAGGAAAGCTGCCAGGCCGTGCTCGACGCCCTGCTCCCGGCCCGGCCCGGCGACGACGTGGCGCTGCTCATCGCACGGACGCGGACCCTGGGCCCGGACCGGGTCGCGCAGTGGGACGTGCCGTTCGAGCCGAGCGCGGTCGGCGCCGTACGCAACGCCGCGGCGCGCAAACTCGACGAGTGGGGCCTGGAGGAGCTCGGCTTCGCCACGGAACTGATCCTCAGCGAACTGGTCACCAACGCCGTGCGTCACGGCCGTGCGCCGGTGCGGGTGCGGCTGCTGCACGACCACACCCTGACCTGCGAGGTGTGGGACGGCAGCAGCACCGCCCCGCACCTGCGGTACGCCGCGACCACGGACGAGGGAGGGCGCGGGCTGTTCCTGGTGGCGCAGGTCAGCGACCACTGGGGCACCCGGTACACGCCCGAAGGCAAGGTCATCTGGGCGGAACTGATGCTGCCCGGTCCGGCCTGA